The genomic window AAAGCACTTGTCGTCCAGGAAATTTGCGGCGTTCGTTGTCGAACCGATTCAGGCCGAAGCCGGAGTTTTGATTCCACCGCCAAATTATCTGGAACAAGCGCAGTCGCTATGTCGGTGCCATGGCACGCTGTTCGTGCTCGACGAGGTGCAGACCGGCATGTATCGCACGGGCCCGTTTCTCGCGGCGCACCACTTCAGGGTTGAGCCCGACATGGTGGTCCTCGCCAAGGCGATTAGCGGCGGCCTGGTTCCGTCAGGGGCGGTGCTGATGTCGGATGCGGTCTATAATTCCGTCTATAGCTCGTTCAAGCGTTCGATCATTCACACATCGACCTATAGCGAGAACAGCCTTTCGATGCGCGCCGGCCTTGCCACGATGGATGTACTCGCGGACGGCAACTTGGGCGAACGCGGCGAGCGATTGGGACGACAGCTTCGCGAGAAGTTGACCTCGCGGCTGTCGCGCTACGATATGATAAAAGAGATCCGGGGACTTGGAATGATGTCCGGCATCGAGTTCCGTCCTCCAAAAAAGTTTCGCCTCAGAATTCTGTTCGAAGCATTCTCGAGAATTCATCCAGCGATGTTCGGACAGGTGCTGGTGATGCGTCTTTTCCGCGACAAGGCGATATACAGTCAAATCTGTGGGAACAACTTTATGGTGCTCAAAGTCGCTCCTGCGCTGGTGATAAACGAATCGCAGTTGGATGAGTTCGTCGACGCGATGGAGGCAATCGTCGATTTGATGCATGCCTCGACCGGCTTCTGGACTGAAGCTTTGGGCATGGCACGCCGCGTCATAAATGTCA from Candidatus Binatus sp. includes these protein-coding regions:
- a CDS encoding aspartate aminotransferase family protein, whose protein sequence is MADAKTSSVQQPLYAKYVNPQWVRLLDVLGMNVRYASCLGSELFTEDGRRILDFNSGYCVHNVGHNHPGVVRAVKAELDRNGPAMLQGHVPELAGELAQRLCGQAGGRLSKVFFCSSGSEGVEAVIKFARAHTRRPGILYASGGFHGLTCGALSLMDNPFWTAEFGPLLPETQPVPFGDIGQLEKHLSSRKFAAFVVEPIQAEAGVLIPPPNYLEQAQSLCRCHGTLFVLDEVQTGMYRTGPFLAAHHFRVEPDMVVLAKAISGGLVPSGAVLMSDAVYNSVYSSFKRSIIHTSTYSENSLSMRAGLATMDVLADGNLGERGERLGRQLREKLTSRLSRYDMIKEIRGLGMMSGIEFRPPKKFRLRILFEAFSRIHPAMFGQVLVMRLFRDKAIYSQICGNNFMVLKVAPALVINESQLDEFVDAMEAIVDLMHASTGFWTEALGMARRVINVI